One segment of Gammaproteobacteria bacterium DNA contains the following:
- a CDS encoding chemotaxis protein CheX translates to MELDIQRSNDPVTEWPRDQPLLTGRVAIDGDWQGSILLVCPKAIACKAAAAMFGVSPSEVAKTDLSDAMGELTHMLSGNLKSLLPTPCRLSRPSVGEGYNITTEERIMGQVFLRSEGLPLQIILFEREKKS, encoded by the coding sequence TTGGAATTGGATATCCAGCGCAGCAATGATCCTGTAACGGAATGGCCACGCGACCAGCCCCTGTTGACGGGTCGCGTGGCCATCGATGGCGACTGGCAGGGTTCCATCCTGCTCGTTTGTCCCAAAGCGATTGCCTGCAAAGCAGCGGCAGCCATGTTTGGCGTTTCGCCATCCGAGGTCGCCAAAACCGATTTATCGGATGCTATGGGCGAATTAACACACATGCTAAGCGGAAATTTGAAAAGCCTCCTGCCGACGCCCTGCCGGCTCTCGCGGCCTTCGGTCGGAGAAGGCTACAATATCACAACGGAAGAACGAATAATGGGACAGGTTTTCTTGCGTTCCGAAGGCCTGCCTTTACAGATCATTTTGTTTGAACGGGAGAAAAAATCATGA
- a CDS encoding response regulator, which produces MKILIVDDSNAMRMIVRRTLREAGFGHLEVQQAGDGNEALESIHKDPPDLILSDWNMPNKSGLDLLHTLNEEGYKITFGFITTEGTAEMRAKAAQAGAKFIINKPFTVETFSKTLGAFIKD; this is translated from the coding sequence ATGAAAATCCTGATAGTTGATGACAGCAACGCCATGCGCATGATCGTCCGGCGCACACTGCGCGAGGCCGGCTTTGGTCACCTTGAAGTCCAGCAAGCCGGCGATGGCAACGAGGCGCTGGAGTCAATTCACAAGGATCCGCCCGATTTGATCCTCTCGGACTGGAACATGCCCAACAAATCGGGATTGGACTTGTTGCACACGCTTAACGAGGAAGGTTATAAAATCACTTTCGGCTTCATCACTACCGAGGGCACTGCAGAGATGCGAGCCAAAGCGGCGCAAGCCGGTGCCAAGTTTATCATCAATAAACCTTTCACTGTAGAGACCTTCTCCAAAACTCTTGGCGCTTTCATCAAGGATTGA